In the Gossypium arboreum isolate Shixiya-1 chromosome 10, ASM2569848v2, whole genome shotgun sequence genome, one interval contains:
- the LOC108487585 gene encoding uncharacterized protein LOC108487585, with protein sequence MVDDFMVCVDKIIASAACFEPSSVNEGQPISTTAAGNTNVVVPMTKASGDDDSGKEGEGKTGYSSKKVKEVVECRICQEEDDLLSLEAPCACSGTLKFAHRKCIQRWCNKKGDITCEICKQVFSPNYSLPPTRSNPDVLAIDIRQTWSPHIDLRDSHLLVLTASQSQLLQSEYEDYVAANSSSLACLRLVALILLIILLVRQLLMLTRDFGMIQEASTFINFQVLLLQFAGFLLPMYVVARTWYLQSRRRRQG encoded by the exons ATGGTGGATGATTTCATGGTATGTGTCGACAAAATTATAGCATCTGCAGCTTGTTTTGAGCCTTCTTCAGTGAATGAAGGACAACCAATCTCAACTACAGCTGCTGGGAATACTAATGTTGTTGTTCCTATGACGAAAGCAAGTGGTGATGATGATAGTGGAAAAGAAGGAGAAGGAAAAACTGGGTATAGTTCAAAGAAGGTGAAAGAGGTGGTGGAGTGTAGGATATGtcaagaggaagatgatttgctTTCTTTGGAAGCTCCTTGTGCTTGCAGTGGCACTCTCAAG TTTGCTCACAGGAAGTGCATTCAAAGATGGTGCAACAAGAAAGGTGACATAACTTGCGAAATATGCAAACAG GTTTTTTCACCAAATTATTCTCTTCCTCCGACCAGAAGCAATCCAGATGTTCTGGCAATTGACATTAG GCAAACATGGAGCCCGCATATTGATCTCCGTGACTCGCATCTTCTAGTGCTAACTGCTTCTCAAAGCCAGCTACTCCAATCAGAGTATGAAGATTATGTTGCTGCAAATAGCAGTAGCCTTGCCTGTCTTCGTTTGGTTGCCCTCATT TTGCTTATCATCCTGCTCGTACGTCAACTTCTTATGTTGACAAGGGATTTTGGCATGATACAGGAGGCGTCAACTTTCATTAAC TTTCAGGTTTTGCTTCTCCAATTTGCTGGCTTTCTTCTGCCGATGTATGTGGTGGCTCGCACATGGTACTTACAAAGCCGAAGAAGGAGACAG GGTTAA